The Streptomyces sp. NBC_00440 genome contains a region encoding:
- a CDS encoding DUF2087 domain-containing protein produces the protein MPDNVSSSSHGVMSLFSRGRLTAIPRKAARREQLLGHLAETLFERDREYTEPEVNDALRTVHDDCAALRRYLVVAGLLTRSRDGSAYRRGR, from the coding sequence ATGCCCGACAACGTATCCAGCAGTTCGCACGGGGTCATGTCGCTGTTCTCTCGTGGCCGCCTCACCGCGATCCCCCGCAAGGCCGCGCGCCGCGAGCAGCTGCTCGGCCACCTGGCGGAGACCCTGTTCGAGCGGGACCGCGAGTACACCGAGCCCGAGGTCAACGACGCACTGCGCACCGTGCACGACGACTGCGCGGCGCTCCGCCGCTACCTCGTGGTGGCGGGCCTGCTGACCCGGTCCAGGGACGGCAGCGCCTACCGGCGAGGCCGGTAG
- a CDS encoding GH92 family glycosyl hydrolase — MRRWKTRGAVAAVAALLFAGTTAPASAALTTLSNAAAPPGAQLVDDPADYVDPLIGTGSGGSTVGEINNFPGPATPFGMMQFSPDTVGSYAGYQYHSDTLRGFSVDHASVGCTAFGDVPILPVTGDVGSAPWDRTEHFSHTDEKAEPGYYAVTLADSKVRAELTASTRTGLAAFTFPKGADTAQVLVKGGASLAGDKRADMHVVGDRQVTGSATTGNFCGKGNEYTVHYAITFDRPFTAHGTWDGKTVSKGSDTVNAPKAGAYLTFGTAGTSTVRAKISMSYVSVDGAKANMASEVPGWSLDKLRAQTRDRWTSALRKVRVAGRDTGQLKTFYTSLYHSLMHPNTFNDVDGRYIGFDNKVRELPEGRTQYANFSDWDTYRSLAPLQAMLWPKEASDMAQSLVNDAEQGGWWPRWPFANGYTGQMTGDNSVALIANLYAYGARDFDLKTALKYLVKGATTVDSTPGAYHERPDIANYVERGYAPNNDASRGDHQRVGGSVTLEWAIDDFSIAQLATAAGDSRTARQFTLRSQNWQNILNPATDYLQPRGEDGRFPDGPGFQPPPEGKFGQDGFDEGNAAQYNWLVPQNTAGLITAMGGRDAASQRLDTFFTKLNAGPNEPYMWAGNEIDFGVPWVYDYLGQPWKTQKAVRNVATTLFTPTPDGEPGNDDLGAQSSWYVWAALGVYPSTPGTSDLAVHSPLFERAVLDLPGKGSDLDIRAPKASASTPYVHDLKLDGRDWERTYLPKSAVSRGGRLDFTLSGTPDTHWATSAAAAPPSYRTGERSFLANATPNQVTAAPGGEGADVTVDAQRLAGRDHSLTVTASPPKGLTVSAATKQLKLDKGTGSGSVALTVEAGAETPDGYYEVPLTVRGAGKGDTVRLSAIVLVAADGSPATAYDNTGLSDDADHGQADFDGAGNSYSRQALAAAGLKGGARIEASGTSFVWPAAPQGRPDNVVADGQTLDLSRSAVDAKRLLFVGSATNGDHQDSAEVTFTDGSTGTADLSFGDWTLPGGGSDPVFGNTLVARAAHRNQSGGTGGAADVFATAPFKVPDGKQIKSVTLPKNAQLHVFAVGLG, encoded by the coding sequence GTGAGACGTTGGAAGACTCGCGGCGCGGTCGCCGCAGTCGCGGCGCTGCTGTTCGCCGGAACAACAGCTCCGGCATCAGCCGCCTTGACAACGTTGTCCAACGCCGCCGCCCCACCGGGCGCACAGCTCGTCGACGACCCCGCCGACTACGTGGACCCGCTGATCGGTACCGGAAGCGGCGGCTCCACCGTGGGAGAGATCAACAACTTCCCCGGCCCCGCCACCCCGTTCGGCATGATGCAGTTCTCACCCGACACGGTCGGTTCGTACGCCGGTTACCAGTACCACAGCGACACCCTGCGCGGGTTCAGCGTCGATCACGCGTCGGTCGGCTGCACCGCCTTCGGCGATGTGCCGATCCTGCCGGTGACGGGCGACGTCGGCTCGGCGCCGTGGGACAGGACCGAGCACTTCTCGCACACCGACGAGAAGGCGGAGCCGGGGTACTACGCGGTCACCCTCGCCGACTCGAAGGTACGCGCCGAACTGACCGCGTCGACCCGCACCGGGCTCGCGGCGTTCACCTTCCCCAAGGGCGCGGACACGGCGCAGGTCCTGGTCAAGGGCGGCGCGAGTCTCGCGGGCGACAAGCGGGCCGATATGCACGTCGTCGGCGACCGGCAGGTCACCGGCTCCGCCACCACCGGGAATTTCTGCGGCAAGGGAAACGAGTACACCGTTCACTACGCCATCACCTTCGACCGCCCCTTCACCGCCCACGGCACCTGGGACGGCAAGACGGTGTCGAAGGGCAGCGACACGGTGAACGCGCCGAAGGCCGGCGCCTATCTCACCTTCGGCACGGCCGGGACCAGCACCGTGCGCGCCAAGATCTCCATGTCGTACGTCTCGGTGGACGGCGCCAAGGCCAACATGGCGTCCGAGGTGCCCGGCTGGAGTCTCGACAAGCTGCGCGCGCAGACCCGCGACCGGTGGACGTCGGCGCTGCGCAAGGTCCGCGTCGCGGGCCGGGACACCGGTCAGCTGAAGACGTTCTACACCTCGCTCTACCACTCGCTGATGCACCCGAACACGTTCAATGACGTGGACGGGCGCTACATCGGCTTCGACAACAAGGTCCGCGAACTCCCCGAGGGCCGTACGCAGTACGCGAACTTCTCGGACTGGGACACCTACCGCTCCCTCGCTCCGCTCCAGGCCATGCTCTGGCCCAAGGAGGCGAGCGACATGGCGCAGTCCCTGGTCAACGACGCCGAGCAGGGCGGCTGGTGGCCTCGCTGGCCGTTCGCGAACGGCTACACGGGACAGATGACGGGCGACAACTCCGTGGCGCTCATCGCCAATCTGTATGCGTACGGCGCCCGGGACTTCGATCTCAAGACGGCGCTCAAGTACCTGGTCAAGGGCGCGACGACGGTGGACAGCACGCCCGGCGCCTACCATGAGCGCCCCGACATCGCCAACTACGTCGAGCGGGGCTACGCGCCGAACAACGACGCCTCGCGCGGCGACCACCAGCGCGTCGGCGGCTCGGTGACGCTGGAGTGGGCGATCGACGACTTCTCCATCGCACAGCTCGCGACCGCGGCCGGGGACAGCAGGACGGCCCGGCAGTTCACGCTCCGCAGCCAGAACTGGCAGAACATCCTCAATCCTGCGACCGACTACCTCCAGCCGCGCGGTGAGGACGGCCGCTTCCCCGACGGTCCTGGCTTCCAGCCGCCGCCGGAGGGCAAGTTCGGCCAGGACGGCTTCGACGAGGGCAACGCCGCCCAGTACAACTGGCTCGTCCCGCAGAACACCGCGGGCCTGATCACCGCCATGGGCGGCCGTGACGCGGCGTCCCAGCGCCTGGACACGTTCTTCACCAAGCTCAACGCGGGCCCCAACGAGCCGTACATGTGGGCGGGGAACGAGATCGACTTCGGGGTGCCGTGGGTCTACGACTATCTCGGGCAGCCGTGGAAGACGCAGAAGGCCGTCCGAAATGTGGCCACCACGCTGTTCACCCCCACACCGGACGGCGAGCCGGGCAATGACGACCTGGGCGCCCAGTCGTCCTGGTACGTCTGGGCCGCGCTCGGTGTGTACCCCTCGACGCCGGGCACATCCGATCTGGCCGTGCACAGCCCGCTGTTCGAGCGGGCCGTGCTCGATCTGCCCGGCAAGGGCAGCGACCTGGACATCCGCGCCCCGAAGGCGTCGGCGAGCACTCCGTACGTCCACGATCTGAAGCTCGACGGCCGCGACTGGGAGCGCACCTATCTGCCCAAGTCGGCGGTGTCCCGGGGCGGTCGGCTGGACTTCACCCTGTCCGGGACGCCCGACACCCACTGGGCGACATCGGCGGCGGCAGCGCCCCCGTCGTACCGCACGGGCGAACGGTCCTTCCTGGCGAACGCGACCCCCAACCAGGTCACCGCGGCGCCGGGCGGTGAAGGCGCCGACGTCACGGTCGACGCGCAGCGCCTCGCCGGACGGGACCACAGCCTGACCGTGACCGCTTCCCCGCCGAAGGGTCTGACGGTGTCCGCGGCCACGAAGCAGCTCAAGCTGGACAAGGGCACCGGTTCGGGGAGTGTCGCCCTGACCGTCGAGGCGGGGGCGGAGACGCCCGATGGCTATTACGAGGTTCCGCTGACCGTACGGGGTGCCGGGAAGGGCGACACCGTACGGCTCTCCGCGATCGTGCTGGTGGCGGCGGACGGCAGCCCGGCCACCGCGTACGACAACACCGGGCTCTCCGACGACGCGGACCATGGGCAGGCCGATTTCGACGGCGCGGGCAACAGCTACTCACGGCAGGCGCTCGCCGCAGCGGGTCTGAAGGGCGGAGCGCGGATCGAGGCGTCGGGTACGTCGTTCGTGTGGCCGGCGGCTCCGCAGGGGCGCCCGGACAATGTGGTCGCGGACGGCCAGACCCTCGATCTGTCCCGGAGCGCCGTGGACGCGAAGCGGCTGCTGTTCGTGGGCTCGGCCACCAACGGGGATCATCAGGACAGTGCCGAGGTGACCTTCACCGACGGCAGCACCGGCACGGCTGATCTCTCGTTCGGCGACTGGACGCTGCCGGGCGGCGGTTCGGATCCGGTCTTCGGCAACACGCTCGTGGCACGGGCCGCGCACCGGAACCAGTCGGGCGGCACCGGCGGCGCGGCGGACGTCTTCGCCACCGCGCCCTTCAAGGTCCCGGACGGGAAGCAGATCAAGAGCGTGACGCTGCCGAAGAACGCACAGCTGCACGTGTTCGCCGTCGGTCTCGGCTGA
- a CDS encoding class I SAM-dependent methyltransferase: MAPEAAYDRIADWYERDFLGAGDAGTSDGNPRALGGQLAGLLGGGSGVCLEVGCGTGIHADRVRGLGWTPVGVDLSAGMLAHARGRLPVAQADAARLPLLDGAVPAAVAVMVHTDMPDYAAVLGEVARVLRPGGVFVHIGVHPCFCGGFADRSDPDAVLLRPGYLDSPWTTESWTGQGLRDKVGAGHLPLPRLFQAFLNAGLVLEGFTEHGAPTPVVLGVRARKPL; this comes from the coding sequence ATGGCGCCGGAAGCGGCATACGACCGGATAGCAGACTGGTACGAGCGGGATTTCCTGGGCGCCGGGGACGCCGGGACCTCCGACGGCAATCCACGTGCCCTGGGCGGGCAGCTGGCAGGGCTCCTCGGCGGGGGAAGCGGTGTCTGCCTCGAAGTCGGCTGTGGCACCGGCATCCATGCCGACCGGGTGCGCGGTCTCGGCTGGACGCCGGTCGGGGTGGATCTCTCGGCCGGGATGCTGGCACATGCCCGCGGCCGGCTGCCCGTCGCGCAGGCCGACGCCGCGCGGCTGCCCCTCCTGGACGGCGCGGTTCCGGCGGCCGTCGCGGTGATGGTCCATACCGACATGCCCGACTACGCGGCGGTGCTCGGTGAGGTCGCCAGGGTGCTGCGGCCCGGCGGGGTGTTCGTACACATCGGCGTCCACCCCTGCTTCTGCGGCGGGTTCGCCGACCGGAGCGACCCGGACGCGGTGCTGCTCCGGCCGGGCTACCTCGACAGCCCCTGGACCACCGAGTCCTGGACCGGTCAGGGCCTGCGGGACAAGGTGGGAGCGGGGCATCTGCCGCTGCCCCGCCTGTTCCAGGCCTTTCTGAACGCGGGACTCGTGCTGGAAGGGTTCACCGAGCACGGGGCGCCCACCCCTGTCGTCCTGGGCGTCAGGGCACGCAAGCCGTTGTGA
- a CDS encoding PhlD: protein MPAYVSRPAIVLPEFEVSTRDIIDDIARNHPDDPRLKVYERVIDNLQVDNRYFVAPLDSPIISGNAEVTERVGTGFGHAARMGEQAARKAMAQAGVEPSEIGAIVTSHATTWGIPGHDVVLSNALGLPPQARRIALTTVACAGGIQALIRALQLAAAEPGTKVLVVVSEVLSSIYNHRDTTIQSMIYKALFGDSAGACVVSTTPPDGPGIRIEDPVSANAFEMRLPDTEDLYSGKLDTSGIHFDSTKAGQKGAADSMPSVIDWLDHKVPNWAIIHPGSPGIITDVAKSLGLAEEHTRHSRAVLAEMGNLGGVSVLAVLDKLHSAPPAAGESGVAVAFGPGFVTAALRCSWSVPAGD, encoded by the coding sequence ATGCCCGCCTACGTCAGCCGCCCCGCGATCGTTCTGCCGGAGTTCGAGGTGAGCACCCGGGACATCATCGACGACATCGCGCGGAACCACCCGGACGACCCGCGACTGAAGGTGTACGAGCGGGTGATCGACAACCTCCAGGTGGACAACAGGTACTTCGTGGCCCCGCTGGACTCGCCGATCATCTCGGGGAACGCGGAGGTCACGGAGCGGGTGGGCACCGGCTTCGGCCACGCGGCACGAATGGGCGAGCAGGCCGCGCGGAAGGCCATGGCGCAGGCGGGTGTCGAGCCGTCGGAGATCGGCGCCATCGTCACCTCGCACGCCACCACCTGGGGCATTCCGGGGCACGATGTGGTGCTCAGCAACGCCCTCGGGCTACCTCCGCAGGCCCGGCGCATCGCGCTGACCACGGTGGCCTGCGCCGGCGGAATCCAGGCGCTGATCCGTGCCTTACAACTGGCCGCCGCCGAGCCGGGCACGAAGGTCCTCGTGGTCGTCTCCGAGGTGCTCAGCTCCATCTACAACCACCGGGACACGACGATCCAGAGCATGATCTACAAAGCACTGTTCGGGGATTCCGCGGGCGCCTGCGTCGTCTCGACGACGCCTCCCGACGGGCCGGGAATCCGTATCGAGGATCCGGTGAGCGCGAACGCCTTCGAAATGCGGCTGCCCGATACCGAGGATCTGTACAGCGGGAAACTCGACACCAGTGGGATCCACTTCGACAGCACGAAGGCCGGCCAGAAGGGCGCGGCGGATTCGATGCCCTCCGTCATCGACTGGCTGGACCACAAGGTGCCCAACTGGGCCATCATCCATCCCGGGAGCCCCGGCATCATCACTGATGTCGCCAAGAGCCTCGGGCTCGCCGAGGAACACACCCGGCACTCGCGCGCCGTCCTGGCCGAGATGGGGAATCTGGGCGGGGTCAGTGTCCTGGCCGTCCTGGACAAGCTGCATTCCGCGCCGCCCGCGGCAGGCGAGTCGGGCGTCGCGGTGGCCTTCGGTCCGGGATTCGTCACCGCGGCCCTGCGCTGTTCATGGTCGGTGCCCGCCGGAGACTGA
- a CDS encoding MmyB family transcriptional regulator: MTLSTQDAAALRTLLESRRAAIAPETVGYTERSGAGRPVNGLSQEQIDTLTHRARGTYGRLINGPEHRPNPTYLGDLARLLRMTEQEWTTLYWLTRREVPAPLHNTSGMEVPGAWKAVELIHGVMAYVVDSAWNLITCNREYHELFPGGEAPQNALMFMAVHPERHALLLDWERSWAPFVLGQLRRATQERPDNKDLARIEEYVLHDPVAGPLYEATPFLALPFPDGAQRPVYHPQLGEGMVSISAAEPVTSPGSRLMLLAFRPGPPSEHRRNPDLRAAHNLIDLLDT, encoded by the coding sequence GTGACACTCTCTACCCAAGATGCGGCAGCCCTGCGCACGTTGCTGGAGAGCCGCCGGGCCGCCATCGCGCCCGAGACCGTGGGCTATACCGAGCGGAGCGGAGCCGGCCGTCCGGTCAACGGACTGAGCCAGGAGCAGATCGACACACTGACACACCGGGCCCGTGGCACCTACGGACGGCTCATCAACGGACCGGAGCACCGGCCCAATCCGACGTACCTCGGCGATCTGGCACGGCTACTGAGAATGACGGAGCAGGAGTGGACAACGCTCTACTGGCTGACCCGCCGCGAAGTGCCCGCTCCGCTCCACAACACCTCAGGCATGGAAGTCCCCGGGGCCTGGAAGGCCGTGGAGCTGATCCACGGCGTCATGGCCTATGTGGTCGACTCCGCCTGGAATCTGATCACCTGCAACAGGGAATACCACGAGCTCTTTCCCGGCGGAGAGGCTCCACAGAACGCCCTGATGTTCATGGCGGTCCATCCCGAACGGCACGCCTTACTGCTGGACTGGGAGCGAAGCTGGGCGCCCTTCGTGCTCGGCCAGTTGCGGCGGGCGACCCAGGAACGCCCGGACAACAAGGATCTGGCTCGGATCGAGGAGTACGTACTGCACGATCCGGTGGCAGGTCCGCTGTACGAAGCAACCCCCTTCCTGGCCCTGCCATTTCCGGATGGTGCACAACGCCCCGTTTACCACCCTCAGTTGGGCGAAGGGATGGTGAGCATCTCCGCGGCGGAGCCGGTCACATCACCGGGCTCCCGGCTGATGCTGCTCGCCTTCCGGCCCGGACCGCCCAGCGAGCACCGCAGGAATCCAGACTTGCGTGCAGCGCACAACCTCATTGATTTGTTGGACACTTGA
- a CDS encoding SDR family NAD(P)-dependent oxidoreductase — MPSQRSVLIVDGHSEVSQGITKALQECGDRVAAMYSGPHAPAGPDLTVACDVTDESQIDGALALVEERHGPVGIVIASIDLSCDLMLRDDRFVSVADNRMIGTFRLIRRAVPALRASGQGRIIFLCTSAQDGLSARQFGSTSEAALRGFVSRMARDEAFHGITCNVVTLNSPLGQRVSVRGTTHPASAWQTRVDASLVAAAAKNVKLLASPDADGVNGEYIGVESRLLMVS; from the coding sequence ATGCCATCCCAGCGGTCCGTGCTCATCGTCGATGGACACAGTGAGGTAAGCCAGGGGATCACGAAGGCGCTGCAAGAGTGCGGTGACCGTGTCGCCGCGATGTACTCCGGCCCGCACGCACCCGCGGGGCCGGACCTGACTGTGGCGTGTGATGTGACGGACGAGTCGCAGATCGACGGGGCGCTCGCCCTCGTCGAGGAGCGGCACGGGCCCGTCGGCATCGTCATTGCCTCCATCGATCTGTCGTGCGATCTGATGCTGAGGGACGACCGGTTCGTCTCCGTCGCCGACAACCGGATGATCGGCACCTTCCGGCTGATCCGCAGGGCCGTGCCAGCCCTCAGGGCGAGCGGGCAGGGGCGCATCATCTTCCTCTGCACGTCCGCCCAGGACGGCCTCTCCGCCAGGCAGTTCGGCAGTACGTCCGAGGCGGCGCTCCGCGGCTTCGTCAGCCGGATGGCCCGCGACGAGGCATTTCACGGCATCACCTGCAACGTCGTCACTCTCAACTCACCTCTGGGTCAGCGTGTTTCGGTACGCGGCACCACGCACCCGGCATCCGCCTGGCAGACGCGGGTCGACGCGTCGCTGGTGGCCGCGGCAGCCAAGAACGTCAAGCTGCTCGCGTCGCCCGACGCCGACGGGGTCAATGGCGAGTACATCGGAGTGGAAAGCCGTCTGCTCATGGTTTCCTGA
- a CDS encoding (2Fe-2S)-binding protein yields the protein MTTPPDDRRFRREMAVAHRSGWHLIDLLSALPEPGDSLMVTVLGEPVVVCRNAADGELEAFRCLRRPRGAPQPVRCVIRYGMIFVNLQQNDHEDISAETLRTVTPQSA from the coding sequence ATGACAACCCCCCCGGATGACCGGAGGTTCCGGCGTGAGATGGCCGTGGCCCACAGGTCTGGATGGCATCTCATCGACTTGCTCAGCGCACTCCCTGAGCCAGGCGATTCACTGATGGTGACTGTCCTGGGCGAGCCCGTCGTCGTCTGCCGCAACGCCGCCGACGGAGAGCTTGAGGCATTCCGGTGCCTGCGACGACCACGTGGCGCGCCGCAGCCCGTCCGGTGCGTCATACGATACGGAATGATCTTCGTGAATCTCCAGCAGAACGATCACGAAGACATATCGGCCGAGACCCTTCGAACGGTTACCCCCCAGAGCGCCTGA
- a CDS encoding phosphocholine-specific phospholipase C has translation MATFDRRRFLQAGGATAASAAALSVFPGAIGKAMAMPALSRTRSIKDVDHVVILMQENRSFDHYFGGLRGVRGFGDPRPALLPNGRPVWNQPAAGTHTARYNARGLPDTATEVLPWYIDPRNTTEYQAGTDHGWSSGHLAWNEGRHDQWVNQKQDALTMGHLKRQDLLYHYALAEAFTICDSYFCSVHADTAPNRIYLWSGTCDPRNVYGRSPNGPGLGERNNTNGYTWTTYPERLEAAKVSWKLYQGGTGEPGSPTDNYTDNSLMFFEQYQVAEGATGPLVEKGASDHTLKELRADVEHGTLPQVSWIVPPYKYSEHPSASPTDGATYINLVLEALTSNPEVWGRTVFIVNYDENDGLFDHVVPPMPPVGSAPGAQGMVSRDLVRSLGDEILDLGKYPGEMSPLVPGADPGGLQPIGLGPRVPLLVISPWSRGGWVCSETFDHTSVLRFLEARFGIHEPNISAWRRSVCGDLTSALDFSGADPAPVSLQVPAPIVSSGKPYQVPPVQHLPEQEPGVRRARALPYDVQVNEGEAHKGRFQLEFANRGRAGAAFYVYDREQPQTAPRRYTVSAGDTLSDYWRTGATGGAYQLSAYGPNGTLCEFAGSSDDALRATFTHRGGESVRIRVSNRGRTARTVRVADAYGRGNGTSHRLRAGASTEITLPVREHSGWYDISVTEAGSVTGTGHGGHGFRRRWSGHLENGRPSSSDPGPHRA, from the coding sequence ATGGCCACGTTTGATCGTCGGCGTTTCCTCCAGGCAGGCGGCGCGACCGCCGCATCGGCCGCCGCACTCTCGGTCTTCCCGGGGGCGATAGGCAAGGCCATGGCCATGCCCGCTCTTTCCCGCACCCGGTCCATCAAGGACGTCGACCATGTGGTGATCCTGATGCAGGAGAACCGTTCGTTCGACCACTACTTCGGCGGCCTCCGAGGTGTACGCGGCTTCGGCGATCCGCGCCCCGCGCTGCTGCCCAACGGCAGACCCGTATGGAACCAGCCGGCCGCGGGCACGCACACCGCGCGCTACAACGCGCGCGGGCTGCCGGACACCGCGACCGAGGTACTGCCCTGGTACATCGACCCCAGGAACACCACCGAGTACCAGGCGGGCACCGACCACGGCTGGAGCAGCGGGCACCTCGCCTGGAACGAGGGCCGCCACGACCAGTGGGTGAACCAGAAGCAGGACGCCCTCACCATGGGCCACCTCAAGCGGCAGGATCTGCTCTACCACTACGCCCTGGCCGAGGCGTTCACCATCTGCGACTCGTACTTCTGCTCGGTGCACGCAGACACCGCGCCGAACCGGATCTACCTGTGGAGCGGCACCTGCGACCCGCGCAATGTGTACGGGCGCAGCCCCAACGGCCCCGGGCTCGGCGAGCGCAACAACACCAACGGCTACACCTGGACCACGTACCCGGAACGGCTGGAGGCCGCGAAGGTCAGCTGGAAGCTGTACCAGGGCGGCACGGGCGAGCCGGGCAGTCCCACGGACAACTACACCGACAACTCACTGATGTTCTTCGAGCAGTACCAGGTCGCGGAGGGCGCCACCGGACCGCTGGTGGAGAAGGGGGCGTCGGACCACACGCTGAAGGAGCTGCGCGCCGACGTGGAGCACGGGACGCTGCCCCAGGTGTCCTGGATCGTCCCGCCCTACAAGTACTCCGAGCACCCGTCCGCGTCACCTACCGACGGCGCCACCTACATCAACCTCGTCCTCGAAGCACTCACCTCCAACCCCGAGGTGTGGGGCCGCACGGTCTTCATCGTCAACTACGACGAGAACGACGGCCTCTTCGACCACGTGGTACCGCCCATGCCGCCTGTCGGCAGCGCCCCCGGTGCACAGGGCATGGTCTCCCGCGACCTGGTCCGCAGCCTCGGTGACGAGATCCTCGACCTCGGCAAGTACCCGGGCGAGATGAGCCCGCTGGTCCCCGGCGCCGACCCGGGGGGCCTCCAGCCGATCGGTCTGGGTCCGAGGGTGCCGCTGCTGGTCATCTCACCCTGGTCGCGCGGCGGCTGGGTGTGTTCGGAGACCTTCGACCACACATCGGTGCTGCGGTTCCTGGAGGCCAGGTTCGGGATCCACGAGCCGAACATCAGCGCCTGGCGCCGCTCCGTCTGCGGCGACCTCACCTCGGCGCTCGACTTCTCCGGCGCCGACCCCGCGCCCGTCTCCCTCCAGGTCCCCGCTCCGATCGTCTCGTCGGGCAAGCCGTACCAGGTGCCACCGGTCCAGCACCTGCCCGAACAGGAACCCGGAGTCCGCCGCGCCCGCGCGCTGCCGTACGACGTACAGGTCAATGAGGGCGAGGCGCACAAGGGGCGGTTCCAGCTGGAGTTCGCCAACCGCGGGCGGGCCGGTGCGGCGTTCTACGTCTACGACCGCGAGCAGCCGCAGACGGCACCGCGCCGCTACACCGTCTCCGCCGGGGACACCCTGAGCGACTACTGGCGGACCGGCGCCACCGGCGGTGCGTACCAGCTTTCCGCCTACGGCCCCAACGGCACGCTCTGCGAGTTCGCGGGTTCATCGGACGACGCGCTGCGTGCCACCTTCACGCACCGGGGCGGCGAGAGCGTACGGATCAGGGTCTCCAACCGCGGCCGGACCGCGCGTACGGTCCGGGTGGCCGATGCCTACGGCCGCGGGAACGGCACATCGCACCGGCTGCGCGCCGGTGCCTCCACCGAGATCACCCTGCCGGTCCGTGAGCACTCCGGCTGGTACGACATCTCGGTCACCGAGGCGGGCTCGGTCACCGGAACAGGACATGGCGGCCACGGATTCCGCCGCCGCTGGTCCGGCCATCTGGAGAACGGCCGCCCGAGCAGCAGCGACCCGGGCCCGCACCGCGCCTGA